In the genome of Raphanus sativus cultivar WK10039 chromosome 9, ASM80110v3, whole genome shotgun sequence, the window AATAAATTGTATCAACCTCTCTTTAGGCTGGTTCCAAACACAAGGGATTTTGTACTTCTTATAAGTATGTATGGACTGAATTGGATTGTTCTTAGACAGATCCTTTACTTATACAGCTGCTTAATGATTCAGTCCATGAACAGCTTTAGGAACAATGCTGTTcattgagaatttcttttctcatctttgtggtacctttataatatttgattcaGTGATCCATATGCTTGCTTACTATGTTTTTATCTCTTACTTATGACCAGACCTTTGTCAATTTCAAATCTgagtagtagcatccaccacataggagtatatcttcTTATAAACTGTTTTTCGGTCTCTGTGAGTAACCTTGTGTAATCAGCTATGTTCAAATGCTGTAAATAGGCACATGCACGTCTTAGACCATTTGACCATGTCCTTATCTCACGGTTTACTTTCCTCACATGACccattcactggttttatcaCTTGATGGTGTTTTATGGCCAATACGTCCATCTTTCTTTACTTTAAACCCCACGTCCATTTTATTCTTTGTGAGTACTCTCGTGGGTTTATGATCCTCGCATTATATCTTATACTCAAGTGCTACTTTCTTTTATGAGTTCTCTTATATGTAAATACATCAGTGGTGTTAACACTCTTATTtatggttccattgtgttccagacatgtcCAAATCGATTTGAGATTTCATTATCTAGGACCTTTatttccttgcagtttggcgtcccaaactacatggtctggtaccttAGATGGTTAGCTGGCCAGCCTTATCTCCATGTCCGGACTGGTTCCCTTTTGAACTCGGATTTATATCATTCTGTGCaccttttcatttctttctatccgaggttcctttatcttatggaacactttggtctatcttgtatagactctgtagcaacttgattgtgtctCTTAGGACATCAAATTTCGTGGTGCATAAGCTGGTATGACatttagtcattcttttctttcctttcgggtcaatgtgtctggcatcTAGTTCTGCTAGCTTTTGCATTATTTGATCAcattctttggacgtcttagattatatttctagtccgaggatcttgccaaaaCAATGATGGTTAATACCAATATCTTACTCTTTatccagcttatagctttctcacTTTTGATGTTGGACAGTCGGATTACTCATGCAATCCGTGAACCTGGCCATTTAATCttatcacccatatttggctcaaggtttcatataaattcgtgggagaaagtcATACTcctatccaacatatattcccaattcTTATCTCAGTTTCTATCTTAGAAAGCACATATGAATGTGGTGGTTAAATCTCTTTAAGATTTCATATGTCTGGTCGTGACCCGTATTCAATctgagatgggaatatctatgctcacttatatggcctgatgcatattgtctttacacatgtatatcagtgtgttcccaagcattaggtCGTGGCCTTTGTATTATAGGAAATCGGCCAAATGATTGTCCATGGTTCTGTTTTCGACCCGGTCGGTTTCATCGTCCGTGGTACGGTCGTATGAACTTTGTTGACCGCGTCCACGTCCTGTCCATCCATCCCGGTCTCGACCGGATGGTTTATCATGATGGACGTGGCTTTTCTTTGTATTAATTTACCATGGCCATAGACCATGTCCCACGGATCATGTTCAtgttatagtatggtcatgtaccACACGGGTgtgtattctccccctcatgaacatgctataaaccATTATGCCATTTCATGATACTTGGGACAGTTAAGCCTCATGAGCTttccttgtgtacatgtttcacaacgtgagattctatgggataactcttttgtgcctttcaaTTATTTGCATCAAGTTTGGATCGATCCGGATGGCTAGTCCGGTCATGCCATTAAGTGTAATTTCGTATGGTTAACCAACTGGTTACCATGGCTCTTTTGCCTCTCATCATACTGATCTTAGCATAGTATTAATCAGTAGAGTATATAGGTATAGTCTTGACCACTTTCTTATAAGGCCTTTggcgatttttctttcaaaatctgtAGGAaccttttgttctcttttgccCATTGTTTCTATATGGAAACCATTTCTTGTTAGTACTCAATGGGCCACGAAATTGGGTGTATATAATGCCCTTCAGGCAATGTCTTGGCTGTGGTCTAACTATCCTTCTAGAACAAGATTTATTgggagaattttatttttatttttcgtgaatatttttatgctttgtaattctaagataaataaaaatcattcaataaataaaattccaataaaggttttcataaaaacactaaatcatataacataataagatttaaagtaaatcaaacaaacaaagcaaAATTTCAGGATGTCAAATGGCCTTTTAGCCTGTGGTCAAGCCGGCCACTCCAACTGTCACTTTGGATGTGGCTTCCTCGGATTTATTATCTCTTTCATCACAATCTGCTTCATAACCACTCATCTCATTCTTTATTTGATTCATCCACTCTCTTTGTAATAAGTATGAGAACAGATCATTGTATGTGGTGAAAAATTTCTCTCTATGATGTAAAAATAGATCTCTTGGATCTGCTGTAGAGAATGTCTTTTCAAGTAATTCCTCATCTGTTAACTTTTCACCACATAATATCAGGTTATGAGCTATTTTTCGGACAGGGTATAATTATATTCTTCCACGGACCCATAGTCCCGGAATCTGAGGCTCATCCACTCATGCCTTATCTTTGGTAATAACACCTTAGTGTATCTGGACATTAATTATGTCCAGAGGCATCGGGGGCTCTCTATATCTCGGTACTGATTTCTCAGTTCCTCAATGAGATGATGGCTCATTACTGTTAATGCCATTTCGTTCTTTTGGTTCCATGATCATCCTTGATGATACATTTCCCAAGACCCTCTGTCCATAGTATATATGAGATATTCATTGCCCATCCTAGATAATTTTCTCCAGAAATTTTTAGGGTATCATAATCCAAGGttgacatctgaatcatatcaatcaATTTTTAGAATTCATGCATTCAAATAAtcaatcaaacatgaaaatacttttagaaattttatcacTCAATATATCAATGGTTCAcaccaaccaaaacaaaaatttctaacaaGTATTAATCAATCAACATGAAATATCCCTTTAAGCAATCATATATCAACCTCAGAAATTTTCAAGTGTTCTTATGTGATCTAGGTTCCTGCGGACCTAACTAGAAAAAATTTCAGACAAGtgatatatgaaatataaactatatgttCAGGGTTATAATGCATCAGGTCTTACGACCCTTAGGTCACACGACCACAGTACATGATGCAAAGCCACACGGCTGGTTAGTATGAACAGTCTGGATTCATTTAATCTATCCTAGCAGGATGATTCTAAGTGTTCAGGTCGGATTTAATGTAAATCTATCAACCTAATGAATCAGACAGTCTAGCAACCTAGATGAACAATCATACTAACAACCTAAACATCATTATGTATGCAAGTGAACCACACGGTTCCGATTGAATGATTATTCCTTAATGCAATCGATTTTTATCAACCTAGCCATCAATGATTCTAAgtgataaaatgaaacaataaacCTCAAACAATTTGTTCAGATAATTCAATCAACAAAATTCGGATGAGATCCTAATATATTGTTTCTATGTGATTCCAAATTCAgcaatcaatgatcaatggtgaGCATTCTAGCAATATTCTTATTTCAAATTCAGTATGGAATATGCAATTTAACATAAGCTGAAAACTTTTcagaaaaggaaatttttataaaaagaaactttctattttttcagaaaaggaaattttccattttagcAGAAAGGAAATTTTaacaaatcaatcaatcaagcaatcaataaaataattcagATTTCAGTTTATAGAATTTATAGTTTGTGAAATCGACCAAGATGGGTTTAAGGGGTGATCGATTTCTATTGGCTCCgattgatcattcagatcataAGGTTTTCGAGATCCAAGAACActtagtgttttggttttaattgatttaatcaatctcTTATTGAATAAGGAATATTTGTGCTTCTAACAACCTAATGACCGTTTGATCTAGCAACTTAACgggagaactaaaccaaatcctaattcctcaaatttatttagggattcaattgtcctaggtttttaggttcatcaaattttaatgttcaatcctttaacaaacaaccaaattcgttttgatatggttccaaagggtgtttcagattttatttacctttagattggagagaatctgaaactggaccacctagagagaggagagaaaaccGCGAACGGCTTGAACGTCTATCGCGAGCAAGGAACGGGCTGATCGGATCGTCCGGAACCTCTACCGGCTGTTGGATGAACTGTCGGATCGTCTGGTGGCTTATCGGGTACTGATCAATTCGTCGGATGGTCAGTATGGGTGCTGGTCGGATGAGAATGGAAAGACAGCTAGGGTTTCctttagtaaaaaggaaattgtcaACGCGGATTGAAACGGAGGTGGAGAACGCGTCTGAACTCGGATTGAGACGAGGTTTGCGGcgctggattcttctcgtcgagagcttcaatTGGATATATGGAACGTCGGCTAAATCCTTATGGTTTAAGAGATAcgtcgatttgaagttgcgtccgaattagggttttgaatcaaGTTGACGGCGCTTCTTGTAATAGCTCGTGAGAACGCGTCCGGTATCGGATTGCGATGAGGTCGACGGCGTTGGATACGCctcgtcgagatcttgaatTTGATAGGTGGCTTGTCGTCTGGATCCGTCGGGTTGAGGAGATACGGTGTTTTGAAGTTTCGTCtgatttctagggtttatgGTGGTTGCTGGGAAAAAGGGTTTCGAAATTCACTCAGGGTTTTCTCAGagctctcgtgctgataacgtgttgtaaaacttgtatttcttcttattgttgatgtgccaataggcatctatatatatacatgttacaaagaagagataaatggaaagatcctatttccaataggaaataggaaatacatggaaatagtaATATCCTAATACAAATAtgctaatacataaatatggtaaagtctaagtcttcctttcttcctCATGCGTCTGGTCCGGTTCGGTATTGTCTGTCCGGTACGTCCGCCCAGTACTGTCCGGTACGGTTCGGTTATGTCCGTCCatccaatggtttataacaCTAACCAAATTTCCAAGTTTATTTATTAGTCTAAACAAATCCATTTGAATAGGTTAGCATATATCGCCAAATCACTCAATTCTTGTTGTGATATTATCAGGGTAAGATAAAGATTTTATCAACTTCAACAagacataaaaaaacaaaagagaaaatcCAACTTGTTTCTAATTAACATTGTGACGGCAAAGAGGACAAGTGTTCCGGTTAGTCAACCAACTAGAGATACAGTCTTTGTGGTAATAATGCCGACAAGGAAGCTCAGAGAGTCTCTCATTAGAGCTGAGCTTCTCTCTACAGATGGCGCAAACTACCAAACCTCTCTCCTTCAGTTCCTCAGCCGTCAAGTTCACCACCGGTAGTTCCTCCACCATTTCTGGCCACCGCGTGGAAGATGAATTTCCTAGCACTCGACCGAAGATTTCATCGTAAGTCCCAAAAGTCTCCATTTCATGGTTGCTCCGCGATGACAAGTAACGGATGTAGTCGAGGTACTCGTCCTCGATGACAGCATGGTTCTCTTCGGAATCTTCTGCTGGATGTTGCTCTACTTCGTTTTCGATCTCAGATGGGAGATGAAACTCTGCCATCAGTTGTGAAGAAGATAGTACGAGGTGTGTGAACATGACTGGGTTCTCGAATGGTCGATGATAACAGAAAAGAAGATTAGGTTTTCGAATGTGCCGTTCAGATTCTGACACGTATATTTTGGATGGCACTCCCATGTGATCCTTGAGGACAAGATTTGCAACACATGTCTTGCTTGTCAGTCTTGTTTGTGGCACAGGTCTATGCAGCTATATCACCGACATATCAATAATATAAAGTTGGTGtagtattaaaaaattaaaacttttgtTCAAACAAAACTGGTAGCTGCTGCCCATGATCGACCCCAAGTCATCCAGGACAGGCGGGAACATTTACAAATGTTATGAatcacaaaaaaatcaaatattttttttttgggtgtaaaAATTCAAATGTATTACTGTCAATATGTTTTCAAAAGCTGAACGACGAATCTGAAAATAACAAAAGGGTATATTCTGTGTTCCAGTATTTTTCacgatgatttttttttcttagatttcAAGAATATGATATACTATTATGTCcttctaactttttttcttattacacAAAAGTATCACTTAACAAttataatgtaaattatatttattttcagctaaaaattaatttcaagctacatttattttataaataattttatttatctcaaatattattggtcaaaaagatataattaataacaatataaatatacttccgtcattttcttaatatgtatGAATAATATCAAAATGACACTTCTTTATAAAATGAGTGAGTACTAATTTACCAGAGTGAAAAAAGACTGAGAGTAAACTACATCTATATTAtgaaaactgaagtacattttgaTACTATTTGGAAACTTGGATAGTAGATTACATGAAAACTATTTGAAAACCTGGACATCTTATTAAATGGAAATTGTTTGGTAacatgaataaaatattaaatatttttttatttgcacaTTTGACCATAgcttttacaataaattaattatttagttttctattctttttatttacatattctacagctgcatttaaaaattattttaaattaattaattaaaatttcaaagcttatctaaacaaatcaatattcatatattgaccaaatcaaaaattattttctttggggtaaaaaataaaacaaaaactgaaatatatagtatatattatataaaacaatttttaaatataatattaccttatttagtttagtcaaatataaaattttgagagttcaattttcaagaaaaaatattataaaattaataataatcatagaaaactaatgcaaaaattttaaaattttagtatattgtttcattttaaactaaatttagaAAATCAACAGATTAATATATGAgtagtaaaattatatcaaattgcatcaagttGTAAAACTttcaatataatattatgtacaaataaaaatattatcaaacatctatattagaaaataatatattctacaatatatgtaaactataaaaagttaaaaatatacatgaaacatttttataaaaccagCGAGTTATGAGTTTACAAGTCAAACCAGATATCCGCACGGGTTAATATATGATCTGTGCAATTtcctttttctaaaaaaatacacaaattataaaattatcgaAACAAAATGCATAAGTTATAAGATTTTAGATGTAAAAACTACTTTTTGaaataacttaataaaaaatattttattttttcacagAATTAGATTGATCAGGACATCAAAACATCAGTTGAAATACGTATATTTGTTTGGATATCGTGTTTAtagagttttaaaataaaataaatacaatttagATATTGTAAATTTTTCGAAAATTTGAGTCGGATCATCTTCGGTCTAGGTAAGTttgtaagaaacaaaaaatatgtaaataaacgATGTGCTTAAAAGATCATTAAATACTTtataaaaacagaagaaaactTCAAAATCTGCATAAGcgcgcagatcaaaatctagttaacgTTAAAATTTATCCGTTTTCCTCTTTTCCCTTTTTTTGCCAGCAAAAAGAACTCTTTTCCCTTTTATTTCACTTGATTAGTAAACTATTTACCAATCGTATGCTGAATTCAAGTAGATTCATAGTTACCTCTTTAATCAATATATTACGTGGATTAGTGACTTACCTTCCGGCCTAATCTTTTATTCAAGAGCGAAGTGCATAAACTAGACCAGGCCATCCTTACATACATTCACCAAAGCCTACTTAGGTACTGCGTGCTTCGTTTGACTCTGACGGTGTGATGTGACCTAGGTTGCATGGAAGCTTTATCGGACGTACGCTTCCCGCTTCGGAATCGAAATTGGAATCGGAAGCTTGTGGAAGCTTGCGGAAACTCGCTTCCAAAGCGTTTCCAAAATATTCTCTTTAAATATCTTTTGGAAGCTTACGGTTCCGTTTTGGAATCACGTTTCCAATTTTTAAGACACAATGGTataaatcaacaaaaaatataaaatcatagtttttaatttatataaaatccaaaatttaatagTAATGAAATAGAGAGAATCGAAATATACAAactctaaaattaatattataaattatccTTTTGTATTaaggtttttattaaatatatagaatatactaaaatatatattttcaattatttgtgaagtaataaaaataattaatataataatttatttaaacttattttatgtgtgttttcaaagctttaatatgaaatcatttgaaaattattataaaagaataagtgatttattttaaatttaaatcatataatatttagtttaagattttataaaattttcttatattttaatatatatatatatatagacagaTAGATACACGCTTCCAACACGTATCCGTTTcctaattttttgaaaaatctcgCTTCCACGTTTTCATACGCTTCCGCTTCCACGTTTCTGTTTCCGTTTCCATGTAACATAGGATGTGACGTATGGATGAATGTATTAT includes:
- the LOC108825997 gene encoding E3 ubiquitin-protein ligase AIP2, whose translation is MGVPSKIYVSESERHIRKPNLLFCYHRPFENPVMFTHLVLSSSQLMAEFHLPSEIENEVEQHPAEDSEENHAVIEDEYLDYIRYLSSRSNHEMETFGTYDEIFGRVLGNSSSTRWPEMVEELPVVNLTAEELKERGLVVCAICREKLSSNERLSELPCRHYYHKDCISSWLTNRNTCPLCRHNVN